TGGAGTTAGATAGAGCTGAGTTCCAATCCCCTTAGttccttaacttttctgagcctccgtttcctcctctgtcagTGGGGGTCTGGTACAAAGCAGTCTTCACAGACTTGTGAGGCCCCAGTGGGGGTGCGGGCAGGCTGCTCTTGTGTGGGTCTGGCATTTGTTGCCCTCCCCTGGCAAAGGCGCCCAGTTTTGGCGGTTCCAGTGCCCACTTCTTCAGTGGATTCCTGCATCTGACCAGCTGGCCTGGTATTTAATGGCAGGCCTTAATATTACCTGCTTCCTCCTCCCACGGCCAAGCCAGGCCAATGAGGGAGAATGATGGGGCAAAGGGGAAGGTGGGGTGCAGGCCCTGAGCTGCCTGGTCCACAGACGCCATCCTGGGCCTGGAGGAAGTGCGGTTGGCCCCATCCATGCCGAACCGAAGTGGCGCCGTGTGGAGCAGGGCCCCTGTCCTCTTCTCTGGCTGGGAGGTGGAGATGAAGATGAGGGTGACTGGTCTGGGGCGCCGGGGAGCCCAGGGCGTGGTGAGTGGCCTCTGCCAAGGCCTGGCACAGGGGGTGCAGCAGGGTGGTGAGCCCGGGTCCCAGTGTCCTGCAGAGGAGCTGAGTAGCTGAGGCCCCGCAGGCTGTGTGGTACACCCAGGGCAGGGGTGAAGTCGGCTCTGTCCTGGGGGGTCTGGCCTCGGGGGACGGCGTTGGGATCCTCTTTGACTCCTCAGCCCAAGATGCCCAGGTGAGCAGTGGTCTCCTCCCCACACCGTCACCCTCAGCCTCCTTCCCGCCTGCACCCTCACGCCTCTCCCTGCCCACGCTCAGGCTGCCTGTCCCCTCCCATGTAGAGCAGCCCTGCCATCCGTGTGCTGGCCAGTGACGGGCACACCCACTCCGAGCTGCTTCGGTAAGGCCCGTCAGACCGACACCTACCCCCATGCCTGCACTGTACCACACTACCCACTCGCATGCCCGCCCGCGCCGCTGACAGGAAGCCCACCCCTCTTAGGGCTGCGCCCTCCCTGCCGCCCTGGGCTCCCTCCCACTCAGTCCCGGCTGCACCTCCTCTGGGCCCAGGACCAGAGCTTGCTTGCTCTTCCTGGGAACTGCCCCACTGACTCCCCCATTCATTCAGCCCAAGAGCCTCAAATTAGTGGGCGTAATCAAGTGACGCAGGTGGAGCCCATGCTGGGTGTTTGCACACACATCATCTCATCTGTTCCCCAACACTCTTGAGAAATGGGGATTATTAGTCTCCAATGCCAGGGGAAGacatggaggcccagagaggtgaagtgacttgcctgaggttacACAGCTGTGTACAGAGCTGAAATCTGAGGCCAGAATTGCCTGTGAAGGGGCCATGTCCTTCCCTGTGccagctgcctgcctgccagcgCCCTTCGCTTTCTCCCAGATGACGTGGCTTCCCGCCCTCTGCAGCCTGGCTGCCTCCTCAGTAGCTAGCCAGTCCATCAGTGTCTCAGCAAACAACTTAGCTCGTAACAATGAGCATAATTGCTAACAGTACGGGGTGGAGCTTGCCGTGTGCGTGGCAGCACCAAGCGCTTAGATTCATGGTCTCAGTTACTCTCATAACAACGTTATGACGTGCTTTCAATTATTGTCCTCACGTTAAAGATGGGGGTGGAAGTTTGGAAGCTGAGGTAacgcccaaggtcacagctaggAGGCACATGCAGGTGGCTGCTGGGAGCTGCCTTCTCCATGCTCGGTGCCATCTCCCTCTGAGTTGAATGGGGCAGTGGCAGGCGCTGTGGCAGGCAGTGTGAGGAGTGTCTGTGTCCATGTGCCCAGAGAAACTAAGGAACTTTCGGCTCAGCACCTTTCTCCTAACACCCCAGAGCCTGCTGCTCTGTCCTGCTAGGACGCATCTCGTGCTGTCGGCCTGAGTCTGTCCTATTGCAGTCCAAGCTTGGCAGCGGGACAGGAAAGAGAGGCCTTACTCAGAGGCGCAGGGGAACTTGGAGTTTAAGGGCACAGGAACGAGGGTGGGGCAGTGGGAGAAGGTGGTAGGCCTGAGGATTGAGGGCTGGAATCCTACCGCAGGTCCAGGCTCTGTCCCCCTAGGGAAGAAGAGGCACGGAGAGGCCCTTGGCTCCTTCTGTAAACCCCAAGTCCCCGACTCCTCCAGGCACGGCCTGTTCTCCTGCCCCTCTCTCTTTTGCTAAGCTAGACACAGGGACATGTCCCACAGCAGTCACCCAGTTGGGGGATATGGCGCTGCAGGTCTGGGCAGAACGGCTTCTGGGACTGCCCCACTGGCCAGGCCTTGGGTCCTGTGTGGCCTGGCTGGATTCCAAGTCCCCACAGGGAGGGAGCCAGTCGGGTGCTGGGCTCTTGCTACCGGGACTTCCGGAACCGGCCCTATCCCTTCAGAGTGCGGATCACCTACTGGGGACAGAGGCTGCACGTGAGTGAGCACTCCTGCTTTTGTGGGTCCTCCTGGGGTGGTGTGCAGATTGCAGGCTCGAGCTGAGAAAAGCTGTGTGATCTGTGGCCCACGACCCCAACAGACTCCGGCCTGTGCCAGCACACAGGGTCCCTGGCACACATGGGGAACATATACACTGGTCCTCCTCCCTACAGACTCTTGACTGGCCCAGAGCACATACGTGTGAGGCGAGCATGACACCAGGTGTGCCATGCTCTCCATGACATTCTGCCACCAAGCCCTGTGACTGCCTGACCCCCTTTAGGGCCAGGGCAGCCAGAGAGTCAAAACCCCTGCTGGGCACAGGGGAGAAGGGGGGCTCCATCTGCAAGGGGCTCGCTCCCCTGTGCCCTTCAGGTGTCCTTGAACAGCGGCCTCACGCCCAACGACCCAGATGAGGTGTGCGTCGAGGTGGGGCCCCTGCTTTTGGCCCCTGGAGGTTTCTTTGGGGTCACAGCAGCCACCAGCACGCTGGCAGGTAAGGGCCTTCGGACAGGTAAGAGCAGAGGAATGGTGCCTAATGAATCATCCTGGGCACACTTTCTAAGGATCACTGGGTTTGGGGACAGCCACTTCCTCACCAtgtgacctgggcaagtcacGAGTTTTCTCCTATCTGCCTTGCAGAGTTGTTGAAAGTCTCAACTACGGTAAAACACAAGAAGTTTTGGGCCCATAAGTGCCCCTGGCTGGGAGCTGTGGGACAAGTGGCAGAGGGGCAGCCATGCAGGACATTTAGGGAAACGGGGCAAAGCAGAGTCCATGGAGGGACCCACGGCTGGAAAGTGAGGTGCAATCAGAGAGAAGGCATCCATGAATACCGAGACTTTGGTCTTTAGACTGGGCgctggggagccatggaaggtttCTGAGGAGGAGAGTGACATGGTCAGAGCCATGCTGAGGAGATGGCCACCACAGAGTGGCTTTTGCCAGTAGCAGCCATGCTCGGCCGGCCTGAGCCTGGTGGTGACACTCAGTCTGCTTCCATGGCTCTAGCTCAGGACTGTCCAATTTTCATACTCACTGGGGGCGCACCTCTGGCTGGATGGGGGGGTCACAGCCCACCCCTCTGCTTGTCTGGCCCTCACACCTTTCCTATGAAATAAACAAGATAAGCATCagagttgcccaaggtcacccagctctTTCCTGCCTGGAATAGATTGGAgcctgggggtgggtgagggctgAGTGAGTGAGCCGGCTGCTGGGGTGGCAGGTCCTACCTTCCCTCTCTAACCCCCTTTCCAGATGACCATGATGTCCTGTCCTTCCTGACATACAGTCTGAGGGAGCCGGGTCCAGAGGTGATGTCAGCCCTGGGCCCGCCTTAGGGGGAAGGCTGGGGAGAGGCCCCACTCCCCCAGCCCAGGGACCCCTCCCCCAGATGCTTCTGCTCATGTCATGGTGCCTTCAGACCTGCCATTCCAGCCATTATCTCTACCTTCTCTCTGAGCTCTGCTCAGGCCAGGCCTTGTGCTGGGCCGTGCTGGGGGCAAAGGGGACCCAGAGCCAGGGCTTGTCCTCGAGGACCTCCCGGGCTGGCTGGGGACCGTGGGCATACAGACAAGGGGTCCTAACCAGTCAGGACAGCAGACAAGCTGGAAGGAACAGAGGCGGTTAGCTGAGAGTACGAGGGTGTGGACAAAGGCCTGAGGCCTGAGAGAGCTGCTGGGGTCTAGGCCCCAGTGGGACGGAAGGGTGTGGGGACTGGCAGTGGAGCAAGGCTCAGAGGCCCAGAAACACAGGGTCTGGCGGCTGAGCTGAGGGGGAACCAGGGCTCTTCTTTGGCTGGGGTGAACGTTTGGCCAGGGAGAGGCACTGGGCTTGTGGGGGGGCCCTGTGTGACCCTCTCACCCCTGGATCTCTCACAGGTTTCAGGCCCTAGTTTTTGTCTTCCTCCTCCAGGCTGCCCCACAGCCCTTCCTGGAGAAGGAGCAGCTCCGCCTGGCGAGCCAGCTGGAAGGAATGCGGGCAAAGCTGGGTCTGGGCACCCAGGAGGACATGATTCCAAAGCTGAGCTCCAAAGACCAGGAAGAGGGTAGGGGCccagggagcaggcaggtggggcaggggccCACTGGAGTATCACAGGACCCTCTTCCCTTCGATTCAGGCATTCTTTAACCGATGGGGAGGTAGAAGCCATATCTAAGCCCCTGCtctgtcctctccccaccccgccACCTAAACACGTCTTTCCAGGGGACACTCTTAGAGGCAGAAGCCATGGCTTTCTGGACCCCTCTCCAAGAAGCCCCCAATAGACAGGATCTGTTGCCCCACCTCCGCTGGCTGGTTGGCCCAGCTTTGCCCCAACCCCTAGGGGAAAGGATCCCTGATCTGGAGGAGACACTGGGCAGACACAGCCAGATCCTGCAGGCGCTCCAAGGTCTCTCCGAGCAGCTGGCCCAGGCTGAGAGGCAATGGAAGAAGCAGCTGGGGTCCCCAGGCAAGGCTGGGCCTGAGGGTACCTGGGTGAGTGGCCTCTCAAACATCCATGCAGGCCTGGAGAGGCTGAGCTCCCTAGGCATGGGGTCCCATGGCACCAGTGGGCTCCCTGTGCTCAGAAAGGGGAGCAAGCACTATACTTGGGAACTACTGTCCCCCAAGGTctggagggaaaggaaggcaggggTGAAATGCTGCAGGTCACAGGATGTGTTGGACCTGCCGGACAGGAAGGTGTTCAGGAAGCTAGGTCTGCCCAAGGAGCCACCCCGCTGTGCTGGGAGAGGAGACGCCAGGTATTTGGACATGGGTCTGTAGACAAGTGACAAAAATAGACTGGGTGCATGTAGCTCCacatgtgacttgatttccaTACGGCTTGTTAATGCTCAGATGCACCAGAATCGTCATTTCCTCTCCACTGCCATCCTGGCTTCTTCCCAGGGAGTCGGGCCCCACAGCACGCCCAGCCTGGGGCCTGAGAGTCGAATTCAGTCACCATGTTAGATGCCGGGCAGAGGAGGCCAGCGGCTCTTGTGCACTTCGCTGGGCTCTGGCAGCTCGACGTTTGAATCTTGTTTCCTAAGGTCAGAGCAGCTGAGGCTGGGCTGCTGcagtggggaggagagcaggCACGTCACACTCCAAGGCGAGGCCCCTCTGACCCTCCTTCCAGGCCCAGGACTCCTCCTGCCACATTCTATTCACCCCAGAGAGGGACGGCCCCCTCTCCAGGTCTCAGCAAGACTGGGGCCCACTCACTGGGAGATGATGGGCACTGTGCCCTGGGGAAGGGGGGCGGAGGGGACTGGACCGCGTCCGTGCCTCCTTCAGGAGCAGAAACACTTCTAGAAAGTGAGGGCCTCTGAGAAAGCCCAGGAATGGCCACTGTGGTGGGGAAACCTCCCTCAAGGAGAGGGGTTTGAGAGGAGGGGGAATCCAGAAGCTGAGATGGACAGGGGTCAGATAAGCGCCATGTCCATAATGAGGAAGGCCAGGCCATCTGGTAAGTAAGGCTTCTAGAAGGAAGAGGGCTGCAGTTCCCTGGGAAGGAGGTCTCTGAGAAGACAGGCCAAAGCCTAGGCCCTAGAGAAGACGCTGGcttgggggtggccagttagctcagctggttagagcgcggtgctgataacaccaaggttgccggttcgatccccacatgagccactgtgagctgtgccctcctcaaaaagaaaaaagagtccgGCTTTCTTGCAGGACTCTGCCAAGGTGAGCAGCCTGCTCTGTGCACAGCAGACTCTGCTCCAGGACCTGAAAGAGATGAGGTAGGGCACAGGGTGAGACGGGGTcatggaagggaggggaagaaaaggccCTCCTCCACCAACTTGCTTCTCTGCCTGGAGTTCCTCTGTTAGACCTCGATTACTTTCATCCTTTCCTGAGCACCcagcacaaagcctggcacatgGGGGTGGTTAGGTTTATTGAGTTGACCTgaatttaattgtttaaattcAATTAAGGTTAACGTTTTGAAAGTCCTAGTTTAAAAGCAACTGTCCCTGGAGGGCCCCCACCCAACATTCCCACCCCAGGGAGGGTTAGTAAATCTGAGCCTTTCTCAGGAACAGCTCCTAGAAGGAGAGGACATTTTGAGGGGGTTCTTGGAGGGAGCACAGCCAAGATCAGGCCTAGCGGTGGTAGGGGGTCCCTGACTTCCTTTTGCCCCCAGCATAGagccctgggggcggggggtcatCTCGATGGGGGGAAGTAGGAGGCCTCAGGCTAGATGTtgtggctgggggtgggaaggtgggaTGAGGGGGGAGAGCTAAATCCCCTGAAGGCTGGGGATGGAAGGCAGAGCCCAGGGAGCCTGGGGCTTTAGGGACACCCCTCTCTGAGCTAAAGCTGTCTCAGAGTCAAGAAAGAAGGTCTGGGGTAAGAATAGCCCCCAAGAGGTTCTCCATGGATGGTGACTGTTGTCCACCCAGGTGCTACCGCCGGGGATGGTGAGAAACAGTTAAAGGGTTTGAGAACGATCAGAAGGGCTGATGAGTCCTCTCCCTTGGTTTCCGTTCCCCACTAGGGATACGGCTGCTCACATGGCCTCAAGAGCCCACGTCCTCTACCTGCCTGTGGGCATCGAGCACCATTTCTCAGAGCTGGCCCAGATCCTGAGCCTCCTGCAGAAGGACCTGCGAGGCCTGGGGGTGAGGTGGAAGGACGGCGCACCATGGGGCTCAGCCCCCTTCTCCCAACACTTCTGCAGCCCCAGGCCCTCCCGCCTTGGGACCCCTGACAGGAACACCTGTCTGTACCTGTGTGTATGCACACGTGCATACAGGGACACAGCTCTCatcttctctctgctctccagaGAGTCCCGCAGACTCCCAGTGCCAGCAGGGCCCTGGAGACCACTTGGTCACTCCCTGAATGACTAGAAGAGAAACGGGAATGGGCTGTGACCAAGATCTCTCAGGGCAGCCTgctctccccacacccctgccccgTCTTGTTCTTCCCTTGCCTTCACCATTTTGTTCTTTCCCTTGCCTTCactgttttttgttctgtttctccttctcGCCTCAAGAACCTTCAGCCCCCTGGTGATCCCGGGCCCCAGGCCTTCCCAGCT
The nucleotide sequence above comes from Rhinolophus ferrumequinum isolate MPI-CBG mRhiFer1 chromosome 6, mRhiFer1_v1.p, whole genome shotgun sequence. Encoded proteins:
- the LMAN1L gene encoding protein ERGIC-53-like isoform X2, coding for MPVVCGPTPLLCLLLLLLAPDSPDGGRLPQRRFEYKLSFKGPRLALPGAGMPFWSHHGDAILGLEEVRLAPSMPNRSGAVWSRAPVLFSGWEVEMKMRVTGLGRRGAQGVAVWYTQGRGEVGSVLGGLASGDGVGILFDSSAQDAQSSPAIRVLASDGHTHSELLRVRITYWGQRLHVSLNSGLTPNDPDEVCVEVGPLLLAPGGFFGVTAATSTLADDHDVLSFLTYSLREPGPEAAPQPFLEKEQLRLASQLEGMRAKLGLGTQEDMIPKLSSKDQEEGERIPDLEETLGRHSQILQALQGLSEQLAQAERQWKKQLGSPGKAGPEGTWDSAKVSSLLCAQQTLLQDLKEMRDTAAHMASRAHVLYLPVGIEHHFSELAQILSLLQKDLRGLGKVAAKDTRPPGQPPGAFSCLQPYIFLVFLFIQTVGFFCYMHFSKQELDKSLQDYLRTGSLPLSPAPCTPRALRGLRRQPLSPSMHA
- the LMAN1L gene encoding protein ERGIC-53-like isoform X1, producing MPVVCGPTPLLCLLLLLLAPDSPDGGRLPQRRFEYKLSFKGPRLALPGAGMPFWSHHGDAILGLEEVRLAPSMPNRSGAVWSRAPVLFSGWEVEMKMRVTGLGRRGAQGVAVWYTQGRGEVGSVLGGLASGDGVGILFDSSAQDAQSSPAIRVLASDGHTHSELLREGASRVLGSCYRDFRNRPYPFRVRITYWGQRLHVSLNSGLTPNDPDEVCVEVGPLLLAPGGFFGVTAATSTLADDHDVLSFLTYSLREPGPEAAPQPFLEKEQLRLASQLEGMRAKLGLGTQEDMIPKLSSKDQEEGERIPDLEETLGRHSQILQALQGLSEQLAQAERQWKKQLGSPGKAGPEGTWDSAKVSSLLCAQQTLLQDLKEMRDTAAHMASRAHVLYLPVGIEHHFSELAQILSLLQKDLRGLGKVAAKDTRPPGQPPGAFSCLQPYIFLVFLFIQTVGFFCYMHFSKQELDKSLQDYLRTGSLPLSPAPCTPRALRGLRRQPLSPSMHA
- the LMAN1L gene encoding protein ERGIC-53-like isoform X3, with amino-acid sequence MPVVCGPTPLLCLLLLLLAPDSPDGGRLPQRRFEYKLSFKGPRLALPGAGMPFWSHHGDAILGLEEVRLAPSMPNRSGAVWSRAPVLFSGWEVEMKMRVTGLGRRGAQGVAVWYTQGRGEVGSVLGGLASGDGVGILFDSSAQDAQSSPAIRVLASDGHTHSELLREGASRVLGSCYRDFRNRPYPFRVRITYWGQRLHVSLNSGLTPNDPDEVCVEVGPLLLAPGGFFGVTAATSTLADDHDVLSFLTYSLREPGPEAAPQPFLEKEQLRLASQLEGMRAKLGLGTQEDMIPKLSSKDQEEGERIPDLEETLGRHSQILQALQGLSEQLAQAERQWKKQLGSPGKAGPEGTWGYGCSHGLKSPRPLPACGHRAPFLRAGPDPEPPAEGPARPGESGSQGHPPTWPAPRGLLMSAALHLPGLPFHPDCGLLLLYALQQARAGQEPSGLFAHRQPSPEPCAMHP